Proteins from a genomic interval of Paenibacillus lentus:
- a CDS encoding DUF4097 family beta strand repeat-containing protein, translating to MMQGRMNMNDAMQQSQQLAAKKANKRYSPRRLKRKFMACMLSALFPGLGHLYLRMFWRGIAIIYFLILDASALIYFSSVRMTINIPFLFLLGILIPVMYFYSIYDVLQSTDAVNARVKGEKDDSRVGIPRSADHVWKGTLSGLGLMAGGGVIFLLSQKPPWLADIIQASAGYVVSMLLILNGVLFMIRECRRRRYRTGRLTAALLLIGVGLILLTDVAFGSNFMLHLLNWWPLLLVVAGIEHIYVILWNRRKTAHALRLLRVDIKGLLLSLFAAFSVFAVTQQDHYMHLWNRVSLDLTTASTDFSAEEGYNLVKESLEIPIDLSTEQIIINGINGNIDVRRAEIEGIRVESTVWVDQLPIEEARTVAEDTELQATTGKALTLNVKDRVYGASGKRHPRLNMTVYLPENRFLDIDISTSSGKIKMSGVRALKQIKLQTGNGDVRLWDVNGDVTAKTLNGDAEMYRIFGNVHAETQGGNMMGNLITGKVSMSTLVGNIALMNVDEDIHATTKNGNITIKGVAASLKAESLNGKVEIESPLIAGDWNVYSAVGEMILTIPEEGDYMLQGSSGYGDITTDLPFIVDNKAINGIVGTGEYLVKIEGNSNLFVIKQ from the coding sequence ATGATGCAAGGCAGAATGAATATGAATGATGCCATGCAGCAGAGTCAACAGCTTGCGGCAAAAAAGGCGAATAAGCGCTACAGCCCCAGACGACTCAAACGCAAGTTTATGGCGTGTATGCTGTCGGCCTTGTTCCCGGGCCTCGGCCATCTCTATTTGCGGATGTTTTGGCGCGGAATAGCTATCATATATTTTTTAATCCTGGATGCTTCAGCATTGATTTATTTTTCGTCCGTTCGAATGACGATTAATATACCATTTTTATTTTTACTGGGAATTCTAATCCCTGTTATGTATTTCTACAGCATTTATGATGTGCTTCAATCTACCGATGCTGTCAATGCGAGGGTAAAGGGCGAGAAGGATGATTCCCGGGTAGGAATCCCTCGATCGGCTGATCATGTCTGGAAAGGGACTCTCTCTGGACTTGGGCTAATGGCAGGCGGTGGGGTCATATTTTTGCTTAGTCAGAAGCCGCCTTGGCTTGCAGACATCATTCAAGCAAGTGCAGGATATGTGGTATCCATGCTGTTGATCCTGAACGGCGTGTTGTTTATGATCCGGGAGTGTCGCCGAAGGAGGTATAGAACCGGCCGGCTGACGGCCGCCTTACTGCTTATCGGTGTAGGTCTTATTCTCCTAACGGATGTTGCGTTTGGCAGCAATTTTATGCTTCATCTGTTGAATTGGTGGCCACTGCTGCTTGTAGTTGCTGGGATTGAGCACATATATGTGATTCTGTGGAACCGTCGAAAAACCGCTCATGCGTTAAGACTGCTTCGTGTTGACATTAAAGGACTGTTGCTTTCGCTGTTTGCAGCATTCTCTGTGTTCGCGGTAACGCAGCAGGATCATTATATGCATTTATGGAACCGAGTCAGTCTCGATTTGACAACTGCCAGCACAGACTTCAGCGCGGAGGAAGGGTACAACTTAGTGAAGGAGTCCCTGGAAATTCCTATCGATTTAAGTACCGAGCAAATTATTATTAATGGCATAAATGGAAATATCGACGTAAGAAGAGCAGAGATTGAAGGGATTCGCGTGGAGAGCACGGTGTGGGTAGATCAGCTGCCGATTGAGGAAGCTCGGACTGTGGCAGAGGATACAGAGCTCCAGGCGACGACAGGGAAGGCGTTAACTCTGAATGTGAAAGATAGGGTCTATGGTGCTTCCGGCAAAAGGCATCCTCGTTTGAATATGACGGTATATCTGCCGGAGAATCGTTTTTTGGATATCGATATCAGTACTTCAAGCGGAAAAATCAAAATGAGTGGAGTTCGCGCCTTAAAGCAAATTAAGCTGCAAACGGGTAATGGTGATGTGAGGCTGTGGGACGTTAATGGTGATGTGACGGCAAAGACGCTAAATGGAGATGCGGAAATGTATCGGATCTTTGGAAATGTCCATGCAGAGACCCAGGGCGGAAATATGATGGGAAACTTGATTACGGGAAAAGTCTCCATGTCCACATTAGTCGGCAATATCGCTTTGATGAATGTGGATGAGGATATCCATGCTACGACGAAGAATGGTAATATTACTATTAAAGGTGTGGCCGCTTCGTTGAAGGCTGAATCTTTGAATGGTAAGGTTGAGATTGAATCCCCACTAATTGCAGGAGATTGGAATGTCTATAGCGCGGTAGGAGAAATGATCTTAACTATTCCTGAAGAAGGAGATTATATGCTTCAGGGATCGAGCGGGTATGGCGATATTACAACGGACTTGCCATTTATCGTTGATAATAAAGCAATAAATGGAATTGTTGGCACGGGAGAATATTTAGTAAAGATTGAAGGAAACAGCAATTTGTTTGTCATTAAACAATGA
- a CDS encoding Fur family transcriptional regulator: protein MTTRVQHALDQLKQSGVRITPQRHAILTFLMESMGHPTADEIYRALAPRFPNMSVATVYNNLKMFIEAGMVRELTYGDNSSRFDADVSNHYHVICEKCGKIKDFTYSSLEDVEQKAEEMTGFQVHGHRMELYGVCGDCREQ, encoded by the coding sequence ATGACTACGCGGGTACAGCATGCTCTGGATCAATTGAAACAGAGCGGGGTTCGAATTACACCGCAGCGTCATGCCATTTTAACGTTTCTTATGGAATCGATGGGCCATCCGACGGCAGACGAAATCTACCGTGCATTAGCGCCTCGTTTTCCCAATATGAGCGTGGCAACAGTATATAATAATCTCAAAATGTTTATTGAAGCTGGTATGGTTCGGGAATTAACATATGGTGATAATTCCAGTCGTTTTGACGCGGACGTCTCGAATCATTATCATGTAATATGTGAGAAGTGTGGCAAAATTAAAGACTTCACATATTCCTCGTTGGAGGATGTGGAACAAAAGGCCGAAGAGATGACCGGCTTCCAGGTGCATGGTCACCGAATGGAGCTTTATGGGGTTTGCGGCGATTGCCGGGAACAATAA